One Heptranchias perlo isolate sHepPer1 unplaced genomic scaffold, sHepPer1.hap1 HAP1_SCAFFOLD_43, whole genome shotgun sequence genomic window carries:
- the LOC137312383 gene encoding histone H2A-like, protein MSGRGKTGGKARAKAKSRSSRAGLQFPVGRVHRLLRKGNYAERVGAGAPVYLAAVLEYLTAEILELAGNAARDNKKTRIIPRHLQLAIRNDEELNKLLGRVTIAQGGVLPNIQAVLLPKKTSNVSSKSK, encoded by the coding sequence atgtctggaagaggaaaaaccggcggtaaagctcgggccaaggccaagtctcgctcatcccgggccggactgcagttccctgtgggccgtgttcacaggctcctgcgaaaggggaactatgctgaacgtgtgggtgccggagccccggtctatctggctgctgtgctcgagtatctgacggctgaaatcctcgagctggccggcaacgcggcccgagacaataagaagacccgcatcatccccagacacctgcagctggccatccgcaacgacgaggagctcaacaagctgctgggacgggtgaccatcgctcagggcggggtgctgccgaatatccaggccgtgctgctgccgaagaaaaccagcaatgtgagctccaagagcaagtaa
- the LOC137312619 gene encoding histone H2B 1/2-like: MPEDKKAAPKKGAKKTLSKAPAKGGKKRRKSRKESYSIYVYKVMKQVHPDTGISSKAMSIMNSFVNDIFERIAGEASRLAHYNKRHTISSREIQTAVRLLLPGELAKHAVSEGTKAVTKYTSSK, translated from the coding sequence atgcctgaggacaagaaagcagctcccaagaagggcgccaagaaaaccttgagtaaagcaccagccaagggcggcaagaaacggagaaagtcgaggaaggagagttactccatctacgtctacaaagtgatgaagcaggttcaccccgacaccggcatctcctccaaggccatgagcatcatgaactcctttgtgaacgatattttcgagcgcatcgcgggtgaggcttcccgcctggcccattataataaacgccacaccatcagctcccgggagatccagaccgccgtgcgcctttTGCTGCCCGGAGAACTGGCCaaacacgccgtgtcggaagggacaaaggcggtgaccaagtacaccagctccaagtaa